The DNA sequence TGACTACGAGGAACTGGGTTCCATTTTGGATTCCCTATAAACCAACTGTTAACCGTATAACCTGAAACAGATTGTTAGGAGGGCCTGCCGGTATGTTCATTGTCTCCTTGGCTCTCCGACATTTTGCAACTAAATGGCGGCGCTTTGCGCTTTTTATCGGTCTGACAGCCCTGCTTTGTATAGCGGCAGGGCTGTTAGGCCGTTTCTTTCTCACCCAGCAGCGAGCGGTGGAGCCTGTCTCCATTGTGCTGGTTGATCTGGATGATACCACCGAGACCCGCATGGGCTTTCAGCTGCTCTCGGGAATGGAAAGCTACAGCCAGCTGCTGGTTTTTGAAAAACAGGAGCAGCTAAAAGCACAGGAAATGCTGAGAAACGGCTTGATTACCGCTGTTGTCACCATTCCTCAGGGATTTACGGATAGTATAAAATCAGGAGTTAATACTCCTTTCCGATTGGAATACAGCGAAAAAACGCCTCTTAAATCCCAGCTGGTAGCCGCCTTTGCCCAAAGCTTTGCCGAAATGCTTAAAACCAGTCAGGCCGGCGTTTACACCGCTTTGGAGTATGGCCGTGAACAGGGAGACGATACCCTTTATCCCATGCTTTTTCAATCGATCAATTTAGAATATCTTAGGCTGGTGGGTTACCGGGATGATCTGTTTATCCGCCAGACCCTATCCGTAACCGCCTCGATGGATGCCATGGATTATTACATCCTCTGCGCTCTGGTGTTTTTGCTGGGGCTTTCCCCGGTGCTTTTGTTGGAAAGTGTGCTGGTCTTGCAGTGTCCGGGGGTCACAGGGGGGTTGCGCCGGGCGGGAATCGGAAATTTCCGCAGCAGCCTTGCCCTGCTGGCGGCTCTTTGGGCTGCCTGCCTGTGTGTGGGAGGTTCTCTCAGCCTGCTGCTTTGGGCTTTCGCTCAGGTGGGTGGGCTGGCCTTTGCACCCACTTTTCCCTTTTTTGCGGGACTTGCCGTGATTCTGCTGGCCGTAGCGGCGGCAACACTCTTGATCGCCCGGCTTCTGCCTTCTCCCGGGGCGGGGAGCCTGTGCACAGCGCTGTTTTCTCTAGCGGCACTGTTGGTTTCCGGCGGTATTATTCCCACCGATTATCTTTCCCCAAGGCTCCAGCTTTTGGGCAGGCTGACTCTCAACCGCTGGGCCGTGCCGCTGCTGGGTGAGGGGCTTGCAGGCCGAACGGATTGGAAGGCCTTGGGGCAAACTGGCCTATGGGCTTTGCTGCTGTTTATTACGGCTGTGGCTTTGGCATGGCTGCGCAGCAAAAAGGAGGTGCGGGGATGAGGCTCTTCCTAACCTCTTTTTTCCAGTGCTGCAAGCGGCTATTTCGGCAGCGCGCCTTTTGGGCAATCCTCATACTGCTTCCTCTGGCTGTGCTGGCGTGGGGTCGTCTGACCGCCAAGGAACCGGCAGCGGTGCTGCGGGCGGGTGTGCTGTTTAACCCCGCCGAGGCCACTTTTGGGCGTATATTTGAAAGTCTGCCACAAAACCCCAGCCTGCTTTTTGAAGCCTATACCCCACAGCAGCGTTCCCTTATGGAACAGAGGGTTAAAACCGGCCAGCTGGAGTGTGCTTATCTGCTGGAGGATGCCTTAATAGAGGCCATAGAGCAGGGGCGGCTACAGGAGGCTGTCACACTGCTGCGCCGCCCTTCGTCTATAGCGGAGCCGGTGTTTAATGAAATGCTGTTTGCCGCTGTGCTGGAACAGGCCTCTCCCGCCATTGTCACCCGCCAGCTTGCAGGCTTTTATGGCGATGACCCAGCCGTTTTGGGCGGGCAGGTTAAGGAGCGCCTCCAATGGTACACCGAGCAGGCGCTTTACCTTTCGCCCAAAGAACAAAGCGTAGC is a window from the Oscillospiraceae bacterium MB08-C2-2 genome containing:
- a CDS encoding ABC transporter permease yields the protein MFIVSLALRHFATKWRRFALFIGLTALLCIAAGLLGRFFLTQQRAVEPVSIVLVDLDDTTETRMGFQLLSGMESYSQLLVFEKQEQLKAQEMLRNGLITAVVTIPQGFTDSIKSGVNTPFRLEYSEKTPLKSQLVAAFAQSFAEMLKTSQAGVYTALEYGREQGDDTLYPMLFQSINLEYLRLVGYRDDLFIRQTLSVTASMDAMDYYILCALVFLLGLSPVLLLESVLVLQCPGVTGGLRRAGIGNFRSSLALLAALWAACLCVGGSLSLLLWAFAQVGGLAFAPTFPFFAGLAVILLAVAAATLLIARLLPSPGAGSLCTALFSLAALLVSGGIIPTDYLSPRLQLLGRLTLNRWAVPLLGEGLAGRTDWKALGQTGLWALLLFITAVALAWLRSKKEVRG